In Notamacropus eugenii isolate mMacEug1 chromosome 1, mMacEug1.pri_v2, whole genome shotgun sequence, one genomic interval encodes:
- the CLINT1 gene encoding clathrin interactor 1 isoform X1, translating into MLNMWKVRELVDKATNVVMNYSEIESKVREATNDDPWGPSGQLMGEIARATFMYEQFSELMNMLWTRMLKDNKKNWRRVYKSLLLLAYLIRNGSERVVTSAREHIYDLRSLENYHFVDENGKDQGINIRQKVKEMVEFAQDDDRLREERKKAKKNKDKYVGVSSDSVGGFRYGERYDPEPKSKWDEEWDKNKSAFPFSDKLGELSDKIGSTIDDTISKFRRKDREDSPERCSDSDEEKKVRRGKSPKSEFKDEEETVTTKHIHITQATETTTTRHKRTANPSKTIDLGAAAHYTGDKASPDQNATTHTPQSSIKTSVPSSKSSGDLVDLLFDGTSQPTGGSADLFGGFADFGSAAASGNFPSQATSGNGDFGDWSAFNQASSGPMASSGELFSGPSQPAMELFSSSQPTLSQPPAASNTSDLFDLMGSSSQGTMTSSQSMNFSMMSTNTVGLGLPMSRSQNTDMVQKSVSKTLPSTWSDPSVNISLDNLLPGLQPSKPQQPSLNTMIQQQNMQQPMNMMTQSFGAVNLSSPPNMMPVRPQTNTLMGGPMPVGMPNVISGTMGIASLGNTPMMNQGMMGMNVNMGMPAAGLGLTGTMGMGMPSIAMASGTVQPKQDAFANFANFSK; encoded by the exons caCCAATGTGGTTATGAATTATTCAGAGATTGAGTCTAAGGTTCGAGAGGCAACCAACGATGATCCTTGGGGACCTTCTGGGCAACTCATGGGAGAGATTGCCAG ggccaCATTTATGTATGAACAGTTTTCTGAACTTATGAACATGCTTTGGACACGAATGTTGAAAGACAacaaaaagaactggagaagagtctataag TCGTTGCTGCTCCTAGCTTACCTCATAAGGAACGGATCAGAGCGTGTTGTTACAAGTGCCAGAGAACACATTTATGATTTGCGATCCCTGGAAAATTACCACTTTGTAG ATGAAAATGGCAAGGACCAAGGTATAAATATACGCCAAAAGGTGAAAGAAATGGTCGAATTTGCCCAGGATGATGATAGACTtcgagaagagagaaagaaggcaaagaagaaCAAAGACAAATATGTTGGGGTTTCTTCAGATAGTGTTGGAGGGTTCAGATATG GTGAAAGGTATGATCCTGAACCAAAGTCAAAATGGGATGAGGAATGGGATAAAAACAAGAGTGCTTTTCCATTCAGTGATAAATTAGGTGAACTGAGTGATAAAATTGGAAGCACAATTGATGACACCATCAGCAAGTTCCGCAGGAAAGATAGAGAAGACTCCCCAGAAAGATGCAG TGACagtgatgaagaaaagaaagtgagaagaggTAAATCTCCCAAAAGCGAATTCAAAGATGAAGAGGAAACTGTGACGACGAAACATATTCACATTACACAGGCCACAGAGACAACCACCACTAGACACAAGCGCACAGCAAATCCTTCTAAAACCATTGATCTTGGAGCAGCAGCACATTACACAGGGGATAAAGCAAGCCCAGATCAAAATGCTACAACTCATACACCTCAGTCCTCAATAAAG ACTTCAGTGCCTAGCAGCAAATCATCTGGTGACCTTGTTGATCTACTATTTGATGGCACTAGCCAACCAACAG GTGGATCAGCTGATCTCTTTGGAGGATTTGCTGACTTTGGATCAGCTGCTGCATCAGGAAACTTTCCTTCCCAAG CAACAAGTGGAAATGGAGACTTTGGTGACTGGAGTGCCTTCAACCAAGCTTCTTCTGGTCCCATGGCTTCTAGTGGAGAACTTTTCAGTGGCCCTTCCCAGCCAGCTATGGAACTCTTCAGTAGCTCACAGCCAACTCTGAGTCAGCCTCCAGCAGCCTCAAATACTTCAGATCTGTTTGATTTAATGGGCTCCTCCTCCCAAGGAACCATGACATCTTCCCAAAGTATGAATTTCTCTATGATGAGCACTAATACGGTGGGCCTTGGTTTACCCATGTCACGATCACAG AATACAGATATGGTCCAGAAATCAGTCAGCAAAACCCTGCCATCTACGTGGTCGGACCCCAGTGTCAACATTAGCCTGGACAACCTACTACCTGGTCTGCAGCCTTCCAAACCCCAACAGCCATCTCTTAACACAATGATCCAGCAACAAA ATATGCAACAGCCTATGAATATGATGACTCAAAGTTTTGGAGCTGTGAACCTAAGCTCACCACCGAATATGATGCCTGTTCGGCCTCAGACCAATACATTGATGGGAGGACCCATGCCTGTGGGCATGCCTAATGTGATATCTGGCACAATGGGCATTGCCTCTCTTGGAAATACTCCTATGATGAACCAGGGAATGATGGGAATGAATGTGAACATGGGAATGCCAGCAGCGGGGCTGGGATTGACAGGCACAATGGGCATGGGAATGCCCAGTATAGCCATGGCTTCTGGAACTGTGCAACCCAAGCAAGATGCCTTTGCCAACTTTGCCAACTTTAGCAAATAA
- the CLINT1 gene encoding clathrin interactor 1 isoform X3 — protein sequence MLNMWKVRELVDKATNVVMNYSEIESKVREATNDDPWGPSGQLMGEIARATFMYEQFSELMNMLWTRMLKDNKKNWRRVYKSLLLLAYLIRNGSERVVTSAREHIYDLRSLENYHFVDENGKDQGINIRQKVKEMVEFAQDDDRLREERKKAKKNKDKYVGVSSDSVGGFRYGERYDPEPKSKWDEEWDKNKSAFPFSDKLGELSDKIGSTIDDTISKFRRKDREDSPERCSDSDEEKKVRRGKSPKSEFKDEEETVTTKHIHITQATETTTTRHKRTANPSKTIDLGAAAHYTGDKASPDQNATTHTPQSSIKTSVPSSKSSGDLVDLLFDGTSQPTGGSADLFGGFADFGSAAASGNFPSQATSGNGDFGDWSAFNQASSGPMASSGELFSGPSQPAMELFSSSQPTLSQPPAASNTSDLFDLMGSSSQGTMTSSQSMNFSMMSTNTVGLGLPMSRSQPLQNVSTVLQKPNLLYNQNTDMVQKSVSKTLPSTWSDPSVNISLDNLLPGLQPSKPQQPSLNTMIQQQNMQQPMNMMTQSFGAVNLSSPPNMMPVRPQTNTLMGGPMPVGMPNVISGTMGIASLGNTPMMNQGMMGMNVNMGMPAAGLGLTGTMGMGMPSIAMASGTVQPKQDAFANFANFSK from the exons caCCAATGTGGTTATGAATTATTCAGAGATTGAGTCTAAGGTTCGAGAGGCAACCAACGATGATCCTTGGGGACCTTCTGGGCAACTCATGGGAGAGATTGCCAG ggccaCATTTATGTATGAACAGTTTTCTGAACTTATGAACATGCTTTGGACACGAATGTTGAAAGACAacaaaaagaactggagaagagtctataag TCGTTGCTGCTCCTAGCTTACCTCATAAGGAACGGATCAGAGCGTGTTGTTACAAGTGCCAGAGAACACATTTATGATTTGCGATCCCTGGAAAATTACCACTTTGTAG ATGAAAATGGCAAGGACCAAGGTATAAATATACGCCAAAAGGTGAAAGAAATGGTCGAATTTGCCCAGGATGATGATAGACTtcgagaagagagaaagaaggcaaagaagaaCAAAGACAAATATGTTGGGGTTTCTTCAGATAGTGTTGGAGGGTTCAGATATG GTGAAAGGTATGATCCTGAACCAAAGTCAAAATGGGATGAGGAATGGGATAAAAACAAGAGTGCTTTTCCATTCAGTGATAAATTAGGTGAACTGAGTGATAAAATTGGAAGCACAATTGATGACACCATCAGCAAGTTCCGCAGGAAAGATAGAGAAGACTCCCCAGAAAGATGCAG TGACagtgatgaagaaaagaaagtgagaagaggTAAATCTCCCAAAAGCGAATTCAAAGATGAAGAGGAAACTGTGACGACGAAACATATTCACATTACACAGGCCACAGAGACAACCACCACTAGACACAAGCGCACAGCAAATCCTTCTAAAACCATTGATCTTGGAGCAGCAGCACATTACACAGGGGATAAAGCAAGCCCAGATCAAAATGCTACAACTCATACACCTCAGTCCTCAATAAAG ACTTCAGTGCCTAGCAGCAAATCATCTGGTGACCTTGTTGATCTACTATTTGATGGCACTAGCCAACCAACAG GTGGATCAGCTGATCTCTTTGGAGGATTTGCTGACTTTGGATCAGCTGCTGCATCAGGAAACTTTCCTTCCCAAG CAACAAGTGGAAATGGAGACTTTGGTGACTGGAGTGCCTTCAACCAAGCTTCTTCTGGTCCCATGGCTTCTAGTGGAGAACTTTTCAGTGGCCCTTCCCAGCCAGCTATGGAACTCTTCAGTAGCTCACAGCCAACTCTGAGTCAGCCTCCAGCAGCCTCAAATACTTCAGATCTGTTTGATTTAATGGGCTCCTCCTCCCAAGGAACCATGACATCTTCCCAAAGTATGAATTTCTCTATGATGAGCACTAATACGGTGGGCCTTGGTTTACCCATGTCACGATCACAG cctTTACAAAATGTTAGCACAGTGCTGCAGAAGCCTAATCTTCTCTATAATCAGAATACAGATATGGTCCAGAAATCAGTCAGCAAAACCCTGCCATCTACGTGGTCGGACCCCAGTGTCAACATTAGCCTGGACAACCTACTACCTGGTCTGCAGCCTTCCAAACCCCAACAGCCATCTCTTAACACAATGATCCAGCAACAAA ATATGCAACAGCCTATGAATATGATGACTCAAAGTTTTGGAGCTGTGAACCTAAGCTCACCACCGAATATGATGCCTGTTCGGCCTCAGACCAATACATTGATGGGAGGACCCATGCCTGTGGGCATGCCTAATGTGATATCTGGCACAATGGGCATTGCCTCTCTTGGAAATACTCCTATGATGAACCAGGGAATGATGGGAATGAATGTGAACATGGGAATGCCAGCAGCGGGGCTGGGATTGACAGGCACAATGGGCATGGGAATGCCCAGTATAGCCATGGCTTCTGGAACTGTGCAACCCAAGCAAGATGCCTTTGCCAACTTTGCCAACTTTAGCAAATAA
- the CLINT1 gene encoding clathrin interactor 1 isoform X2 — protein sequence MNYSEIESKVREATNDDPWGPSGQLMGEIARATFMYEQFSELMNMLWTRMLKDNKKNWRRVYKSLLLLAYLIRNGSERVVTSAREHIYDLRSLENYHFVDENGKDQGINIRQKVKEMVEFAQDDDRLREERKKAKKNKDKYVGVSSDSVGGFRYGERYDPEPKSKWDEEWDKNKSAFPFSDKLGELSDKIGSTIDDTISKFRRKDREDSPERCSDSDEEKKVRRGKSPKSEFKDEEETVTTKHIHITQATETTTTRHKRTANPSKTIDLGAAAHYTGDKASPDQNATTHTPQSSIKTSVPSSKSSGDLVDLLFDGTSQPTGGSADLFGGFADFGSAAASGNFPSQATSGNGDFGDWSAFNQASSGPMASSGELFSGPSQPAMELFSSSQPTLSQPPAASNTSDLFDLMGSSSQGTMTSSQSMNFSMMSTNTVGLGLPMSRSQPLQNVSTVLQKPNLLYNQNTDMVQKSVSKTLPSTWSDPSVNISLDNLLPGLQPSKPQQPSLNTMIQQQNMQQPMNMMTQSFGAVNLSSPPNMMPVRPQTNTLMGGPMPVGMPNVISGTMGIASLGNTPMMNQGMMGMNVNMGMPAAGLGLTGTMGMGMPSIAMASGTVQPKQDAFANFANFSK from the exons ATGAATTATTCAGAGATTGAGTCTAAGGTTCGAGAGGCAACCAACGATGATCCTTGGGGACCTTCTGGGCAACTCATGGGAGAGATTGCCAG ggccaCATTTATGTATGAACAGTTTTCTGAACTTATGAACATGCTTTGGACACGAATGTTGAAAGACAacaaaaagaactggagaagagtctataag TCGTTGCTGCTCCTAGCTTACCTCATAAGGAACGGATCAGAGCGTGTTGTTACAAGTGCCAGAGAACACATTTATGATTTGCGATCCCTGGAAAATTACCACTTTGTAG ATGAAAATGGCAAGGACCAAGGTATAAATATACGCCAAAAGGTGAAAGAAATGGTCGAATTTGCCCAGGATGATGATAGACTtcgagaagagagaaagaaggcaaagaagaaCAAAGACAAATATGTTGGGGTTTCTTCAGATAGTGTTGGAGGGTTCAGATATG GTGAAAGGTATGATCCTGAACCAAAGTCAAAATGGGATGAGGAATGGGATAAAAACAAGAGTGCTTTTCCATTCAGTGATAAATTAGGTGAACTGAGTGATAAAATTGGAAGCACAATTGATGACACCATCAGCAAGTTCCGCAGGAAAGATAGAGAAGACTCCCCAGAAAGATGCAG TGACagtgatgaagaaaagaaagtgagaagaggTAAATCTCCCAAAAGCGAATTCAAAGATGAAGAGGAAACTGTGACGACGAAACATATTCACATTACACAGGCCACAGAGACAACCACCACTAGACACAAGCGCACAGCAAATCCTTCTAAAACCATTGATCTTGGAGCAGCAGCACATTACACAGGGGATAAAGCAAGCCCAGATCAAAATGCTACAACTCATACACCTCAGTCCTCAATAAAG ACTTCAGTGCCTAGCAGCAAATCATCTGGTGACCTTGTTGATCTACTATTTGATGGCACTAGCCAACCAACAG GTGGATCAGCTGATCTCTTTGGAGGATTTGCTGACTTTGGATCAGCTGCTGCATCAGGAAACTTTCCTTCCCAAG CAACAAGTGGAAATGGAGACTTTGGTGACTGGAGTGCCTTCAACCAAGCTTCTTCTGGTCCCATGGCTTCTAGTGGAGAACTTTTCAGTGGCCCTTCCCAGCCAGCTATGGAACTCTTCAGTAGCTCACAGCCAACTCTGAGTCAGCCTCCAGCAGCCTCAAATACTTCAGATCTGTTTGATTTAATGGGCTCCTCCTCCCAAGGAACCATGACATCTTCCCAAAGTATGAATTTCTCTATGATGAGCACTAATACGGTGGGCCTTGGTTTACCCATGTCACGATCACAG cctTTACAAAATGTTAGCACAGTGCTGCAGAAGCCTAATCTTCTCTATAATCAGAATACAGATATGGTCCAGAAATCAGTCAGCAAAACCCTGCCATCTACGTGGTCGGACCCCAGTGTCAACATTAGCCTGGACAACCTACTACCTGGTCTGCAGCCTTCCAAACCCCAACAGCCATCTCTTAACACAATGATCCAGCAACAAA ATATGCAACAGCCTATGAATATGATGACTCAAAGTTTTGGAGCTGTGAACCTAAGCTCACCACCGAATATGATGCCTGTTCGGCCTCAGACCAATACATTGATGGGAGGACCCATGCCTGTGGGCATGCCTAATGTGATATCTGGCACAATGGGCATTGCCTCTCTTGGAAATACTCCTATGATGAACCAGGGAATGATGGGAATGAATGTGAACATGGGAATGCCAGCAGCGGGGCTGGGATTGACAGGCACAATGGGCATGGGAATGCCCAGTATAGCCATGGCTTCTGGAACTGTGCAACCCAAGCAAGATGCCTTTGCCAACTTTGCCAACTTTAGCAAATAA